The following are encoded together in the Onychostoma macrolepis isolate SWU-2019 chromosome 03, ASM1243209v1, whole genome shotgun sequence genome:
- the nkiras2 gene encoding NF-kappa-B inhibitor-interacting Ras-like protein 2 has product MGKSCKVVVCGQGSVGKTAVLEQLLYANHVAGSETMETLEDIYIGSVETDRGTREQVRFYDTRGLRDGHEFPRHYFTFADGFVLVYSIDSKESFKRVEALKKDIDRCRDKKEVTVVVVGNKLDLQDQRRVDSEAAQQWARQEKVRLWEVSVTDRRTLIEPFVHLASKMTQPQSKSTFPLSRNKNKGSGSLDS; this is encoded by the exons ATGGGTAAGAGCTGCAAGGTGGTGGTGTGTGGCCAGGGGTCAGTGGGAAAAACCGCGGTTCTGGAGCAGTTACTGTACGCCAACCATGTCGCAG GTTCAGAGACCATGGAGACACTGGAGGACATTTACATCGGGTCAGTGGAAACGGACCGCGGCACCCGAGAGCAGGTGCGGTTTTACGACACGCGCGGGCTGCGCGACGGTCACGAGTTTCCGCGGCACTACTTCACTTTCGCCGACGGCTTCGTGCTCGTCTACAGCATCGACAGCAAAGAGTCCTTCAAACGCGTAGAGGCTCTGAAGAAAGACATCGACCGCTGCCGTGACAAAAAAGAG gtgactgttgttgttgtggGTAATAAGTTGGACCTGCAGGATCAGAGGAGAGTGGACAGCGAGGCGGCTCAGCAGTGGGCACGGCAGGAGAAGGTCAGGCTGTGGGAGGTCTCTGTGACCGACAGACGAACGCTCATCGAGCCCTTTGTCCATCTGGCCAGCAAAATGACCCAGCCTCAGAGCAAATCCACCTTCCCACTCAGCCGCAACAAGAACAAGGGCAGCGGCTCCCTGGACAGCTAG